The stretch of DNA CGCTCGCGGATGTCATTCACCACGAGTTCGAACGAGGCGCCCGTCTTGTCCATCTTGTTGGAGAACGCAATGCGGGGCACACCGTAGCGGTCGGCCTGGCGCCACACGGTCTCGGACTGCGGCTCAACGCCCTGCGAGGAGTCGAACACCGCGACCGCGCCGTCCAGCACACGCATGGAGCGCTCCACCTCGATGGTGAAGTCCACGTGGCCGGGCGTGTCGATGATGTTGACGGTGTACTCCTCGTTGGTGCCGGAACGCTTCCAGCGGGCGGTCGTGGCGGCAGCCGTGATGGTGATGCCGCGCTCGCGCTCCTGCTCCATCCAGTCCATCGTGGCGGCGCCGTCGTGCACCTCGCCGATGTTGTGGGTACGCCCGGTGTAGTACAGGATGCGCTCGGTGGTCGTGGTCTTGCCCGCGTCGATGTGCGCGGCAATCCCGATGTTGCGGAAGTGCGTGAGGTAGCTCTGGGCTTTGGTGGTCATAGGACTCCCTATTTTCCGCGAGTGGCGTGTCTCGCCACCGTAAGGTCAACCCCTGGCTTTCAGCGAAACGGGACAGCCGGCTGTCTAGGCCGCTGTCCGGTCACGCTCTATTCAGCGGCGCTGAATTACCAGCGGTAGTGGGCGTAGGCGCGGTTGGCTTCCGCCATGCGCTCCACGTCGTCTTTCTTCTTGATCGCGCCGCCACGGCCCTGCGCGGCGTCCATGATCTCGCCCGCCAGTCTCTCGATGGCGGTGCGCTCGGGGCGGCCCTCGACGGCGCTCATCATCCAGCGCAGCGTGAGGCTCTGCTGACGGCGGGCACTCACCTCGACGGGCACCTGGTAGGTGCTGCCACCCACGCGGCGGCTGCGGACCTCGACGCGGGGCTTGACGTTGTCGAAGGCCTGGCGGAAGACCTTGAGAGGCTCCTGGCCGGTGCGCTCCTGCACGAGGCGGCAGGCCCCGTAGAAGATGCGGCTGGCAAGGTTCTTCTTGCCGTCGATCATGATGCGGTTGATCATCGCGCTCACCAGCACGTCCTGATACACGAGGTCGGGCTGGATGGGGCGCACTTCTGCTCTGCGGCGACGTGCCATGCTCTACTCCTTGAAACTCAGATAGCTCGGTTCATTGGCCTCACCTCTGGGGGAGGCGGCCTCTCTCCGCACGGGGCGGCGGGGGCCTGACCTCTCCCCCGCCGCCACACGGGGATTACTTCTTCTTGGCGCCCGCGGCGGCCGCGCCAGCCTTGGGCTTCTTGGTGCCGTACTTGGAGCGGCTCTTGTTGCGGTCCTTGACGCCCTGGGTGTCGAGGCTGCCGCGCACGATGTGGTAGCGCACGCCGGGGAGGTCCTTCACACGGCCGCCGCGGATCAGCACGACGCTGTGTTCCTGGAGGTTGTGGCCCTCGCCGGGGATGTAGGCGGTCACTTCGAAGCCGCTGGAGAGACGCACGCGGGCGATCTTGCGGAGCGCCGAGTTGGGCTTCTTGGGCGTCGTGGTCTTGACGACCGTGCAGACGCCGCGGCGGAAGGGGCTCCCCTTGAGCGCGGGAACCTTGCTCTTCTTCTGGAGGGTGGCGCGCCCCTTACGGAGCAATTGCTGGGTGGTAGGCAGAGTCGATCACTCCTAATCTGGTCTGGTTTCGTGGAGGCCCGCCCACACGTGGGATAACCCAGGGAGCGGGATCGGGTTGGCGGTGAAGCCGAGGTGATCAACGCACGTCCGGCGGCTGTCAGCATCAGCGCGGGAGTGGCGTGCCGAAAAACCCCCTGGGGCAACCCTGGTCCCGGGCAGTTTTCAACCGCAGTAGCATAGCGCGCGGCGCCCGGGAAGCGCAAGGATGGGGATGAGGTTCAGGCCATGTCGTCCAGCGCCTCCGCCCCCCCGTCCTCCTGCACCCGGATTCGCGTTGTGCCGAGGGGAACGGGTAAGGTGAGCCCAACCAAGTACTCCCCCAGCCGCTCGGGCAGCTCCTCCAACCGCAGGGGCGTGCGCGGGGCCGCGACGAGGCGGTACACGCCCGGCTCGTCCGGCACCTGGTCGTACACGTAGGCGCCCCGGCGCTGCGGCGGGGTGAGGTGTTCGTCAAAACCTCCGGCTAAAGCGTTCGCGTCTTCACGTTCAGGGCGGGTGTCGATCCAGACGTGCAGGGCTTCGAGGAGTTCCTCGGAGGCGAGGGCCGCCTCGGGGACGCTGGGATCACCCGCCGCCATGAACTGCGCGATATGGCCGTTCGCGTCGGTGGCGAACCAGTCGAACTCGACGTCCGTGATCTCCTCACGCGTGATGATGGTGTGGCCTTCGGTCATGCTCATGCCGCCCCTCCCGCCTTGAAGGCTGCCGCGACGACCTCACGGGCCTCTTCCATGACCTGCCGCAGATGATCCGCTCCCTTGAAGCTCTCCGCGTAGATCTTGTACACGTCCTCGGTGCCGCTGGGCCGGGCGGCGAACCAGGCGAAGTCCGTGGTGACCTTCAACCCGCCGATGGGCTCGCCATTGCCGGGCGCGCGGGTCAGCTTGGCGGTGATGGGATCGCCCGCCAGCGTCGAGGCGGTGACCTGCTCGGGGCTGAGGTTGGCGAGCACCTTCTTCTGCTCGGCGTTGGCGGGGGCGTCCTGGCGGTCATAGGCGGTCGCGCCGTACTGCTCGGTGAGGGCAGCGAAACGTTGGCTGGGCGTCTGCCCCGTCCTGGCCGTGATCTCCGCTGCGAGCAAACCGGGGATGATTCCGTCCTTGTCGGTGCTCCACGCAACCCCATTCATCCTCAGGAAGCTCGCGCCCGCCGACTCCTCGCCGCCGAAGCCCAGGGAGCCGGTGAGCAGGCCCTCCACGAAATACTTGAAGCCCACGGGCACCTCCACCAGCCTCCGCCCGATGCCCGCTGCCACCCGGTCGATCAGGGCGCTGCTCACGAGCGTCTTGCCCACCCCCGCGTCCGCGTTCCAGCCGGGGCGGTTCTGGAAGAGGTAGTCAATCATGACGGCGAGGTAATGGTTGGGGTTCATCAGGCCGTCGGCGGTCACGATGCCGTGGCGGTCGGCGTCGGGGTCGTTGCCCACGGCCACGTCGTAATCGTCCTTGAGGGCCAGGAGGCTCGCCATTGCCCAGGGGCTGGAGCAGTCCATGCGGATCTTGCCGTCTCGGTCCACCGTCATGAAGGCGAAGCGGGGGTCGATGACGGAGTTCACGATGGTCAAGTTGAGGTCGTACTCCGCCTGAATGGCCTCCCACACGGGCAGGCTGCTGCCACCCAGCGGATCGACGCCCAGGCGCACCCCACTCTGCCGGATCACGTCCAGGTCCACGACCTCCCCCAGTTCGGACACGTAGGGCGCGATGAAGTCGAAGGGGTCGAGCGTCGCCATCGCGTCGTTCAGGCTGACGCGCTTCACCTCGCTTAGCCCACCCTCCAGAATCGCGTTTGCCCGGTTCTGCACGGCCTTCGTCACATCGGTGTCGGCGGGGCCGCCGCTGGGTGGGTTGTACTTGAAGCCGCCGTCCTGCGGGGGATTGTGGCTAGGGGTAATCACGATGCCGTCCGCCGTGCCGCCCTGCCCCGCCCGATTGTGGTTGAGGATCGCGTGGCTGACCAGGGGCGTGGGCGTGAAGAAGCCCGGCTGGGCGCACACCCGCACCCCGTTCGCCACGAGGACCTCTAGCGCCGACATCCACGCGGGCTCGCTCAGCGCATGGGTGTCCAGCCCCATGTACAGCGGCCCGGTGATCCCCGCCGCTGCCCGGTGCTCGGCAACCGCCTGCGAGACGGCAAGGATATGCGCCTCGTTGAAGGTGCCATTGAGGCTGGTGCCCCGGTGCCCGCTCGTGCCGAAGGCCACTCGCTGCGCCGCGTTCCCGGGATCGGGCCGCGTCTCGTAGTAGTGGGCGACCAGGCGGGGGATGTTCGTCAGGAGGCTCTGCGGGGCGATCTTGCCTGCGAGGTCGCTGAGGGTCATGCGGGCAGTTTAAGCAGAGCGGCGCGGGAGCAGGGTTAATGGGGCGCAGACAGAGTGAGACTGGACGCGGCCTGTACCTCCCCTCCCCTGCTACCCTGCCGCCATGCGGGAATTCCTGAACGACTGGTGGCGGCTACTCAAGCTGATCGTCGGCTCGCTGGCGATCCCGGTGCTGCTGTGGCTGCTGCTGGTATGGGTAGGCGTGTTGCGTTGAACCCTGGGGCCGCCCCCTTCGATCTGACGGGGGTGCCAGAGACGGGGGGCAGAGCGAGTTGGCCCGCTGGATAGATACCCACCTGCGGCAGCCGGGAGGCAACGTGGCCCTGGCAGATGGCCTGCACCTGGCGCCCCGGTTCTGGGAGGGACCATGCCCCTGAGTGAATTGTAGAGGTGCTGTGGCCCGGAGCCGGACATGGAGTACCGGGTGTCGGCCGAAGAGTGGATGGCGCATGGGGCGGAACTCGCCTCTCACCTTAGGGCCGGAGGGCGCTTCGCCCCGCTCATCGTTCGGCGGGGTGAGGGAAGGCTGGTCGTGAGTGACGGCAACCACCGACTCGCGGCTCTGCACACCCTCGGCCTGCCCGCCGCCTGGGTCCTGATCTGGTCCGACCTGCCTTCCCCTTGATCCCAGCCGGGTGACACCCTGGAACCGCTCCCAGCCGCCTTTTTCCGAATGACATGGTACGGTCCAACCATGACGGGCAAAGGCAAGGGGCAGGGCACGCAGGCAAGGACGGGCAGTTTCGAGCACGCGCTGGTGCTGGAGACGGCGCGGGTGACCGAGGGGGCGGCGCTGGCGGCCAGCCGCTGGGTGGGCATGGGCGACAAGAACGCGGTGGACGGGGCGGGCACGGAGGCCATGCGTGAGTTGCTGAACTCGCTCGACATCCGCGGCCGGGTCGTGATCGGCGAGGGCGAGATGGACGAGGCGCCCATGCTGTACATCGGCGAGGAGCTGGGGCAGGGGCAGTACGAGGTGGACATCGCGGTCGACCCGGTGG from Deinococcus apachensis DSM 19763 encodes:
- the rpsG gene encoding 30S ribosomal protein S7; amino-acid sequence: MARRRRAEVRPIQPDLVYQDVLVSAMINRIMIDGKKNLASRIFYGACRLVQERTGQEPLKVFRQAFDNVKPRVEVRSRRVGGSTYQVPVEVSARRQQSLTLRWMMSAVEGRPERTAIERLAGEIMDAAQGRGGAIKKKDDVERMAEANRAYAHYRW
- the rpsL gene encoding 30S ribosomal protein S12, with the protein product MPTTQQLLRKGRATLQKKSKVPALKGSPFRRGVCTVVKTTTPKKPNSALRKIARVRLSSGFEVTAYIPGEGHNLQEHSVVLIRGGRVKDLPGVRYHIVRGSLDTQGVKDRNKSRSKYGTKKPKAGAAAAGAKKK
- the pgm gene encoding phosphoglucomutase (alpha-D-glucose-1,6-bisphosphate-dependent), which gives rise to MTLSDLAGKIAPQSLLTNIPRLVAHYYETRPDPGNAAQRVAFGTSGHRGTSLNGTFNEAHILAVSQAVAEHRAAAGITGPLYMGLDTHALSEPAWMSALEVLVANGVRVCAQPGFFTPTPLVSHAILNHNRAGQGGTADGIVITPSHNPPQDGGFKYNPPSGGPADTDVTKAVQNRANAILEGGLSEVKRVSLNDAMATLDPFDFIAPYVSELGEVVDLDVIRQSGVRLGVDPLGGSSLPVWEAIQAEYDLNLTIVNSVIDPRFAFMTVDRDGKIRMDCSSPWAMASLLALKDDYDVAVGNDPDADRHGIVTADGLMNPNHYLAVMIDYLFQNRPGWNADAGVGKTLVSSALIDRVAAGIGRRLVEVPVGFKYFVEGLLTGSLGFGGEESAGASFLRMNGVAWSTDKDGIIPGLLAAEITARTGQTPSQRFAALTEQYGATAYDRQDAPANAEQKKVLANLSPEQVTASTLAGDPITAKLTRAPGNGEPIGGLKVTTDFAWFAARPSGTEDVYKIYAESFKGADHLRQVMEEAREVVAAAFKAGGAA
- a CDS encoding ParB N-terminal domain-containing protein, encoding MEYRVSAEEWMAHGAELASHLRAGGRFAPLIVRRGEGRLVVSDGNHRLAALHTLGLPAAWVLIWSDLPSP